ATTTGACTGATTTGTACAGTTTGCAATAAAGCATTGTTCTTGTTGTCTGATTATATTAATCTgctttaaatgataaattataatacattgtTAACGAGGAGTACAAAAACAGGATATATTTGAAGTGCATTGCCACACTATTACTGTGCATGTTCTGCAAGTTTTTTTTTGGTATGCATGGAATATGTTTCTGCTCTAGTACATTTGCACATATTTTGATTTTGGGCTTATTTGGTGTCATTAAGCACATAAAAAGTTTGACATATTTTCTTATacagaaatataatatttattttaaggttgTTCAACATGAGGTGTCCTTTCCACGATCCTTTCCTGTGAAAAGAAGTTTTCAAAGATTGCAACCCATATGCTAAGAAAGAGCATTGTTCTGCTATGAAGAAACAATACTGCTATCATCCATCATTTTTCCATTACATTTGTTCTATTTATGAGGGCTTGAAGGCAGTGTGAATGTATACATCCACTaggaaattcattttaaatgctcCTGCAGTGTGACAAATGTCTGTTTAAAATGCAAATGTTGTGTGTAGTCTCTGTTCATTTAAGATTATAAAGTGCAACCAACCAGCAGTACTgggtaattaatttaattattgttcccttgaaaaagtaaagtaagggattactcttatttttttctgtcatttaatttcagttactCGTGATGTAATtgtattaaatactttttaaactgTAGAACAAATCTATATGAAACAATAGTGGATTTAACATGAAAATGTAACatctaatgttaaaatgtatggtTTTACATGTAACCTTCTCCCTTTAAATACTTTGGCCAGTTCAGTTAAAAAAGTAATTGAGCAATTCAATTCTTTGAAAAACTAGTTAGTTCAGTAATCTGATTACACTGTTGAAGATGTAATAAGATGCACTGTACTTTACCAAGCGCTGCCAAACAATAGGTAgctagtaattttttttcagcagagaTACACAATACTATATATTCgatatataaacagtttttgcatttataataaaGACAGTTTAAAATAACGTAATACTTAGCAATTggcttattcattcattcaattgtgtgtgtttgtgtggaaagAGAAAGCGAGATACGTGCGCATGCGCGCTACGTACATTTACACTTCCGGGTTTTTTGAAATGTATCATTTCGCTTGTGATGTATCGATGAAACTTGTTGCCCGGGCAGAGAATAAAGAGGCGCCTGGCTGTAATTAAAGCGACACTTtgtttaaatgcaaaagaaacaGCGGCGGTGAATACTGTCATGCTGTGCGAATGAGACTCTCACTGGACTCGCTCTGATGGACTGATGTTGCTCTGTTGTGCCTCATGACCGGACGAACAGCAGCATGACGCGCCTGATGTTTCTAGCGGCCGCGGTGCTTCTCCTGTCCGCTCCTGCGAGCGCCTCTCAGGGGGACAAAGAGCCCGTCTATCGCGACTGCGTCAAACAATGCGTCCGGACCAACTGCACAGGGGCCCGACTGCGCGGATTCCAGTCCTCTCAGCCTCCATACATGGCACTCACTGGTACTGTACTAACCTATTTGTGCTAGAAACACTACTAACCTAGTAGATCATTATGCAAACTGATTTATTTCACAGCTGGCAATAGAGAATATGACCtaatattattatcaaataaattattaggagaactaattttttattttattttaattttgatgtacaTAGGCTATTAACgagtatttataaaaattaagacaaaaatgcAAAGACCtgcacacaaacttttttgtTTATACACTGACATTCATTGTAAAAATATcaacattatatattaaattgatgTCATACATCACTTGCCATAATAACAGCATTGTTTCTTTAAGGTCTTATTCCTTAAATTTTATCATGaacattgaactttttttttttttttttttggcgtaaTATAGTAATTCATTCCATGTTTTTGTTTGAAGCAGGCCTGGATGCCATGTTAAATGAATACAGCAATCACTTGATGTGTCATgctatatacaattttattacatCACCTTGCCATGGTACCATAACagtactttaatatatatatttaaagcattaCTTAAACAAAACCCAAGCCCTGCTGAAAAAAGTTCTGAaagaaaaattctgaaaaaaaaaaatcctttcttacAGTATCTGACTTGGCTTGTTTGGTTTGGtggttttagaggggttttggTCACTTTTCAGATTTGGGGAACAGCTGGCCAACCTGCTAAACCAGCTAAACACCAGATACTGGTTAAACCAGCTGACCACCATAGATTGGTTTCACAATGTCACATATGGAAGGATGAAATAATGAATATTCTGGCTTTAGTATCAATGAAACTAAATTGACAGCATTTGTGACTCATCCTTTGTGTTCGAACAGAGGTAAAATTGAGCCATTTTCACTGTAGATTCtctaaaaacaactttaaaaagtGCATTGAAAGATATTGGACTCCTGTTTGCAGTTTTTCTTTTACTTTCCtttcttacaaacaaataatgaaaTTTGTATAGAAATTCACACGTAGACACAACATATATTTAAGCATAAATTCTTTTAATTCTGTGTGAGATTTGGTTAGTATTATAGGTATATTTGCTTTATCAGTGtcaattaatttcataatttttgcaATCGATTGTTTGAAATCTGTGATCTTTCAGGCTGGACGTGTCGTGATGACTGCAGATATCAGTGCATGTGGACCACCGTGGGTCTGTACCAGGCGGAGGGCTACAGCATACCACAGTTTCATGGGAAGGTTAGTGTCAAACAATGGGGAAAAAGAGACATATTTTAATGAGCATCATCACTTTAGACATTGATGTATTTTCAACCCTGATTCtacatcttttttttctattactgATTTTGTGTAGTGGCCGTTTGCTCGTTTCCTGTGTTTTGAGGAGCCTGCGTCTGCGCTGGCGTCTCTGCTCAACGGTCTGGCATGCCTGCTGATGCTGCTGAGATACCGCAGCGCCGTCCCTCGACAGAGCCCCATGTACCATACCATCACCGCCTTCTCACTGGTGAGACAGTGTCTGTCTGCTGTAGTACTGACAACCATTCTTATTCATAACTAGGgttctctttaaaaaaacaaaaatggtaGTTTGCTTGCAGAGTTGTGGCATATAGCACAAGTTGCCTCATAGGACATTAACTGGCTGTATTAAATGTAACAAGCAGAACAGCTCAATTAAGATTGTTAGAttccaaaaaatttttttagtgtTTTGAGGTCATGAGTGATTTTTGCAGTGCAGAGGGAGCAAGTGTGCATGGGATTGATTAAGAGAAGCTCTGACTAGGGAAATTTTGTAGAAGTTCAAGCCTAATAGTTCATAGAGGCTTAATGCAAGATAACAGATAAATGTTAaatgaagaacaaaacaaaacaaaacagcaggcCAATATTGCAGACAATTATGCTTAATTAACTGAGAGAAGTATAAATCATGTTTAAGtatgattaatcgtgcagccctaatacgattgtacacacacacacacacacacacacatatatatataatatttataatgtttcttGCTATTGCAATGTTCTCACTAATTGCACACAAGCAGGGTAATCacaatggaccacaaaaccagtcttaagtgtaatttttccaaattcagatttataaattatctgaaagctgaataaataagctttccattgatgtatgttttttttgtccgagatacaactatttgaaaatctggaatatgagggtgcaaaaaaatctaaatattgagaaaatcacctttaaattgtccaaatgaagttcttagcaatgtatattactaatcaaaaattacgtttttatatatttacggtaggaaatttacaaaatatattcaaagaacatgatctttacttaaaggggggggtgaaatgctatctcatgcatactgagttttttacactgttaaatagttggattcccatgctaaacatggacaaagtttcaaaaattaagttgtacgtttgttccaaaaatacctcttccggtttgtcacaagttttggaaagtttttttcgagtatggctctgtgtgacgttagatggagcggaatttccttatatggatcctgagggcacgtctgccggaagagcgcgcgctcccgtatagcacagcactgagagcacaacagacgttcactgatcagagcaagagcgtcgcgaaatgtcacaaaagaagtgtgtttttggttgccagggcaagacaaccctgcacagattaccaaaaaaaaaaacagtggatggagtttatttttacagagcatcaacggagttgtgcaagtgtttgttccctgcatttccctgcaaggcccagtttgacgccggatttggacatagtttatttcttaagtataatgcagtcccaatgaaaaagggtcacgatcgtgtgttggaaccgcaggtggtgagtaaaactgcttcaaatatctctgtgttgttaacttatctatcagtgcgtaagcacatcaagtaaacaacatgcgatgttgtcatcaaactgcactttccacatgtacagcttaaaaaaaataaaaaaaataaaaataaaaaaagatgacataaagtggaacttagtcattttccaaaacggctaagcaaatatatacagtttcaatacataccacatagagactttgttgctgatgctgctcttgttaaatttcagcctctggatctgattctggatcataaatatatggctgaatctgactgttagccatggtttgttttggatgatgttttttcactcacggtaatgtcatagcttccaaacgctctcaacgcaaaagcctactcgcgctcgtgattctttagctccgcccacacgtcacacgcCTACAGCCGCtcgtacagactatctttctcttataaatataataaaactaaatactttttggagttatgaaggatgcagtactactgtataggtactcaagattaacaggatattgagtgaaaacgagcatttaagactggttttgtggtccaggatcacatttGTTCTTCTGCGTTGGATCAATTAATAGGTCATAatgacttaaattaaattaaatgtatgcatttagcagaagcttttatccaaagcgacttacagtgcattcaggctatcaatttttacctatcatgtgttcccggggaatcgaacccccaaccttgcgctagcttgcttgctaatgcaatgctcttccagttgagctacaggaacactaataatAAACACTTAATAATCTGGCCTCATGTCAACATCAGTAACTTCGTGGGCAGTGCTTTGACATCATCctggctcgtggacctttcccgTTCAGTTGTGTCTCatagagttggacttgtaaccagaaggttgtgggttcgagtctcaggtccgACATCCAccactctctccaccctcaataccataaCTGAGTTGAGACCCTTGAGTAAGGcacagaacccccaactgctcccttggGGGTCACATGATCGTCAGTTTTGTTCATAGCATTTCATAGCAAAAAGTTACTAACTACATACTAAGACATTCAGCCGGCAGCCATGACACCCTGTAGGCCAAAACTGGTCGCCTACTGAAactaagcagggttgagcctggtcagtacctggatgggagacctcctgggaaaactaggttgctccTGGAAGAGGAGCTAGTGAGACCAACAGGGGGTGATCTGTGTGGGTCCCATCATTctggtggatgctgcacactggtggggGATGAGGagaccccccccacacacacacaaacatacaatgtAAAttgctttgagtgcttagaaaagcgctatataaatgtaattaagtgTAAATGTAGTTTGTGCTCAAACACATTTGCATCTCTCTACAGGTTTCCCTGAATGCATGGTTCTGGTCGACAGTGTTTCACACGAGAGACACCTATCTAACAGAGGTAACCTTTCAACAGATAATTCAGAGAAAATTCTAAACATTTTCTTATGTAGTTCTTGGATTAAGAGGAATGATtgtcatggcaaaaaaaaaaaatgtgacatcAAAATTGTTGATCGAGATTTTCTCTTTGTTTTATAGAAGATGGACTACTTCTGTGCATCAGCAGTCATTCTTTACTCAATCTACTTGTGCTGTGTCAGGTACGTGAACCGGAAATCCTCATAAATTGACCATATATAGTGCTTGTTAAATGTTGTTTATGGTGATGATTTGGGGATTAATATTTGTGTTTCAGGACATTGGGCTTGCGTAGGCCTGCAATCTCCAGTATGATGGGAGCTCTGCTCATTCTGGCCTTCACGTCTCATGTGTCTTATCTGACCTTTGTCAGTTTTGACTATGGGTACAACATGACTGCCAATGCCACCATAGGTAAAAGTTGTGAATAGAGCAGTGTGTTTACATACAGTAGCTATGATAAGCTGATAATGTGTAAGTTCATGTCAAAATGCCCTAAAAGTTGCTGTATTTACAGTATGAGTATGATtgtatttacttaatattttttaatacttgtaTTTATCTTAATCAATGTTTCTGGGTTTCTTATTGTGTAAATGATTCATCAGCATGCATTATTTCAGATAAAAGCTGAATTGGTATTTCACAGTCGACCGCAAAAATAGGTCTGACTCTAGAGTTGAATGTCCAATTTTCGAAAT
Above is a window of Carassius gibelio isolate Cgi1373 ecotype wild population from Czech Republic chromosome B12, carGib1.2-hapl.c, whole genome shotgun sequence DNA encoding:
- the LOC127969338 gene encoding post-GPI attachment to proteins factor 3, with the protein product MTRLMFLAAAVLLLSAPASASQGDKEPVYRDCVKQCVRTNCTGARLRGFQSSQPPYMALTGWTCRDDCRYQCMWTTVGLYQAEGYSIPQFHGKWPFARFLCFEEPASALASLLNGLACLLMLLRYRSAVPRQSPMYHTITAFSLVSLNAWFWSTVFHTRDTYLTEKMDYFCASAVILYSIYLCCVRTLGLRRPAISSMMGALLILAFTSHVSYLTFVSFDYGYNMTANATIGMINLLWWLCWCWLNRRILPYWWKCGMVVLLLHGLALLELLDFPPLFWVLDAHAVWHLSTVPVHFLFYSFLIDDSLHLLNTEKPGVKLD